One Paenibacillus riograndensis SBR5 DNA segment encodes these proteins:
- a CDS encoding GNAT family N-acetyltransferase, with protein sequence MAACDTEDLGAPDIVLDDVLDMWSGFDLDHNVWVVEDTDLSLIGYAFLEEDSEEKLFSYGCVLPAARGRGVGASLVKSLEARASELRNTTGVPKRLQGMIPTLCEDAVRLFEAQGFAPVRYFKRMGIRLDTEPAAAILPEGLTIEPFMKGRDEQAVYDAYVESFADHWDFAVPPFEKWTEKTQLPTFEERWWLIARDPNGEVAGFALGRMREDLLFIEQIGVRRPFPGTAAVPVQGILSRGSNARFAGCRCSQPFGCLPPL encoded by the coding sequence GTGGCTGCCTGTGATACCGAAGACCTCGGAGCACCCGACATCGTTCTCGACGACGTCCTGGACATGTGGTCCGGCTTCGATCTGGACCACAACGTCTGGGTCGTTGAAGATACGGACTTATCATTAATAGGTTATGCTTTTCTTGAGGAGGATAGTGAAGAAAAGCTGTTCAGCTACGGCTGCGTGCTGCCTGCGGCCCGCGGCCGGGGTGTGGGCGCATCGCTCGTCAAGTCGCTGGAAGCACGAGCCTCAGAATTACGGAATACAACAGGTGTTCCGAAGCGTCTGCAAGGCATGATCCCGACATTATGCGAAGATGCTGTCCGGCTGTTTGAGGCGCAAGGTTTTGCACCGGTCCGTTACTTCAAGCGAATGGGAATCCGGCTGGACACCGAACCGGCTGCGGCCATTCTGCCTGAAGGCTTAACCATTGAGCCGTTTATGAAGGGTCGCGACGAACAAGCCGTGTATGATGCTTATGTAGAGTCGTTTGCCGATCACTGGGATTTTGCGGTGCCTCCTTTCGAGAAATGGACCGAAAAGACACAGCTGCCTACCTTTGAGGAACGCTGGTGGTTGATCGCCCGGGACCCGAACGGGGAGGTTGCGGGGTTTGCGCTCGGACGCATGCGTGAAGACCTGCTCTTCATCGAGCAGATTGGAGTGCGCCGGCCTTTCCCTGGCACTGCTGCAGTGCCTGTTCAGGGCATCCTATCACGCGGGTCAAATGCTCGTTTCGCTGGGTGTCGATGCAGCCAACCCTTCGGGTGCCTACCGCCTCTATGA
- a CDS encoding MerR family transcriptional regulator, whose amino-acid sequence MKIQELADKMGLTIHTIRFYEKEGLLDDRHVRRESNNYRNYSEEAVGRLKLIKKFQSIGCSLAELKEVLQDHDTNAHTNLQIIDWIRGKKKEIENKKKEYDQMLDTLNKMLEYRTLLMDDPQKAQEMLNTWHAGSSG is encoded by the coding sequence ATGAAAATCCAGGAACTGGCGGACAAGATGGGATTAACGATCCATACGATCCGCTTTTATGAAAAGGAAGGCTTGCTTGATGATCGGCATGTCCGGCGGGAAAGCAACAATTACCGCAACTATTCGGAAGAGGCAGTCGGGCGGTTGAAGCTCATCAAGAAGTTCCAGTCTATCGGCTGTTCGCTGGCTGAACTGAAAGAAGTTCTGCAGGACCACGACACTAATGCGCACACTAACCTGCAGATTATTGATTGGATTCGCGGCAAGAAAAAGGAGATCGAAAACAAGAAGAAAGAATACGATCAAATGCTGGACACCCTTAACAAGATGCTGGAGTATCGGACCCTGCTTATGGACGATCCGCAAAAAGCTCAAGAGATGCTAAATACATGGCATGCCGGCTCATCCGGTTGA
- a CDS encoding SDR family oxidoreductase — protein sequence MHVFVTGATGYVGSAVVRELISAGHTVTGLCRSEEKAAGLKTAGAEALYGTLDDLDILRSGAAAADGVIHLAFTNDFSDFDGALALDLRAVEVMGAALEGSGKPFIITAHANGQTVDQTVLAMAERGIRTSIVMLAPSVHGQGDKGFVPMMINIARAKGFAAYIGDGTNRWPAVHRLDAAVLYRLALESAPAGSRLLGAGDEGISLREIAAVIGRQLNVPAVSIPPEEAAAHFGFLGTIASFDITGLYNTTQASLATRELLGWKPVQPGLIADLEEGHYFS from the coding sequence ATGCATGTTTTTGTTACAGGAGCAACAGGGTATGTCGGTTCCGCGGTCGTCCGGGAACTGATCAGCGCGGGACATACGGTGACGGGTCTTTGCCGTTCTGAAGAGAAAGCTGCAGGATTAAAAACGGCGGGAGCCGAAGCACTGTACGGCACGCTGGACGATCTCGACATCCTGCGCAGCGGGGCCGCGGCTGCGGACGGCGTGATTCATTTGGCGTTCACCAACGATTTTTCTGACTTTGATGGCGCGCTGGCGCTGGATTTGCGGGCCGTTGAAGTCATGGGAGCGGCGCTCGAAGGCTCCGGAAAGCCGTTCATTATCACGGCTCACGCAAATGGGCAAACCGTGGATCAAACAGTGCTCGCCATGGCAGAGCGGGGGATTCGGACATCCATCGTCATGCTTGCTCCGTCCGTGCACGGTCAAGGCGATAAGGGCTTTGTGCCAATGATGATCAACATCGCCCGGGCAAAGGGCTTTGCCGCTTACATCGGCGACGGAACAAACCGCTGGCCGGCGGTTCACCGCCTGGATGCGGCAGTTTTGTACCGTCTGGCGCTGGAATCTGCTCCGGCGGGCTCACGGCTGCTTGGCGCCGGCGATGAAGGCATTTCACTCCGCGAGATCGCTGCTGTCATCGGGCGGCAATTGAACGTGCCGGCGGTCAGCATACCACCTGAAGAAGCTGCCGCCCATTTCGGCTTTCTTGGCACCATTGCGTCATTCGACATCACGGGCTTGTACAACACTACGCAAGCGAGTCTGGCAACACGGGAGCTTCTGGGCTGGAAACCGGTGCAGCCCGGACTGATCGCCGATCTCGAAGAAGGGCATTATTTTTCCTAA
- a CDS encoding DinB family protein, translating to MLKLFEYNWQVRKEWFDWCDSVDETELIKRRTGGPGSIYYTLFHIVECEYSWISALQGKPMPEEPPFEDYIGVQKIRDYSARCHAEIAPFIYSWDSSMETRILSDQNAAGEWESFKYGEIMRHVLAHEIHHFGQLSIWSRELGKQPVTANLIRRGLFDN from the coding sequence ATGTTGAAGTTATTCGAGTATAACTGGCAAGTACGCAAAGAATGGTTTGACTGGTGCGACTCGGTGGACGAGACAGAGCTGATAAAGAGACGCACAGGCGGTCCGGGCAGCATTTACTATACGCTGTTTCACATTGTAGAATGCGAGTACAGTTGGATAAGCGCTTTGCAGGGAAAGCCGATGCCTGAAGAGCCTCCGTTCGAGGACTATATCGGTGTGCAAAAGATAAGAGATTATTCAGCGCGTTGCCATGCGGAAATCGCTCCATTCATCTACTCTTGGGATAGCAGCATGGAAACTCGTATTTTATCCGACCAGAACGCAGCGGGCGAATGGGAGAGCTTCAAATATGGGGAGATTATGCGACATGTTCTCGCCCATGAGATTCACCATTTCGGCCAATTGTCGATTTGGTCGCGGGAACTGGGTAAGCAGCCGGTTACCGCAAACTTGATTCGAAGAGGATTGTTCGATAATTAA